The DNA segment GAGAAAGGTCGAACCGAATCGAATCTATATCGGGCGGAGTAGAAGCGATCGCAATCGATGGCGGAAGGCGGCGAAGATCCCCAGCGACTGAAGAAGATTGCGGCGGCAGCGTACGACTACGATAACGACTCTCGATGGACTGATTACTGGTCAAACATCCTGATCCCTCCTCACATGGCTTCTCACGCCGAGGTCGTCGAGCACTACAAGCGCAAATTCTACCAACGCTACATGGTCCGTACTATCTTTAAACACTTTGAAATTGAGATTCAAGTCAGCTTGATTTGGAGGTTTTGCGAACTTTGAGGTTTAAAAGGTATGTGATTTATCATAGGATCCTGATCTTGTTGTGGAGCCTATGTCGTCGACTTCTTCTTCGCAATCTGCAAGACCATCTGCATCTACTACTAATGCAAATGAACAACAAGCTCGTTCTCGGAGCTCAGGTGAACATTTATATAGTCATGACTTTAGTTAATCCTATATGAGATGAACTTTCTTCTTAATAAGTAATACTCAATGAACTCTGTGCTTCTTCAGGATCGGTTCCTCGAACCGCTGGGCCGTCTGCTACGACAGGTGCAGCAAACCCAAGTTCAGTGCGTTGGGATCAGCAGACTATTCAGTTCTCTGTCAATGCTTGGGTAAGACTATGTTTACCTATTGCAGTTTCTTGTTTTTGGTGCACATTAATCTATTTATTGATCAGAATCACTCCTTATGCAATGAACTGCAGACTTATTTTGTTGATCACTCTGCACCTTCTTTTTACAATCAAAAGTCTTGATTTTCATTATTGTGAAAGACTTAGCTTCTTATTAGGCCTCTGAGTTGGGATTACTTTTACTTTATGCTGTTGACTTCTTTACTCGGACACTCAGGAGATTTTGTATGGTGTCGTTGTCTTTTTGTTCTCATTTCTTGTTGTGCTTGTTATACTCAGATATGAACTACTGAAGGCAAATGCGTTTACATATTTTGGTAGGTTTTCGTTATTGCTGTGCTGGCAGTGTTACCTCTAGTACCAAAGAACCTCTCTAATAGGGCTTATCGTCTATCTTTCATGGGAACTGCGTGCTCATCTCTATATTCCTTGTACGCTCTTTACGGGGTAAGCCATGTGATCTCCCCTTTTTCTACTCTCTAGGAACCAAATTTCCTTTGGTAAGCGAATTTTTGTTATCTGCAGAGGCCAAGGGCATGGAATATGCAAGGAATGCAAGTTTATTTTCAATCAATTGTGGGGGCAAAGGATTTCATCTATTTCATCTACTGCCTTACATTTGTCACTTCAAATCTCTGTCTCAAGTGTAAGAGTTGttgattgagttttttttttggtgattttCTTCAAACTATATACATTCTAATGGTTGGTTAGTCCCTATCGATTTGTCTCAGTTGCTTTGATTCCCATCTTGTGTCGAGCACTTGAACAAGTAGCCAAGTTCTTGAGGCGTAACTTCACTCGCTCCACCATATACAGGTAGTTTGCATCCATCTGAATCAGCAGGTTTGATTGTAGTACTTGTTTTCATTTGTTGATTCTTAATGATGCTTAACTCTTTCTCTGTGTCCTGCTTTGTAATGGTTATCAGAAAGTACTTGGAAGACCCTTGTGTGTGGGTTGAATCAAACACAACTACCCTCAACATCCTCTCATCGCAAGCTGAGATAGCCATTGGCTTCCTTCTGATCATCTCTCTGCTCTCGTACGTTCTTTCTTGTTTTTAGAAGCGATATTGTTCATTAGCACTAAATTGTTCAGAACCCTTCAAATTGAATTGAGTTCATAATTGAATCTTATGAGTGCATTTACTCGTTTTCACTTATCTGATCGAAACTGTCATTTTACTTACTGCAGATGGCAACGCAACTTTATACAGACATTCATGTACTGGCAGGTACgtcttttcaaatgttttttcttGCTCTACTTTTGGTTCCAGTCATCATTTCGCTCTATTGGCTCAACATCTCCAAGTAGAATTCTTCTTGAAACTTGATCAACTGAACATGATTATAGGAGGAACCACCGTTTTTCAAAACACCTTCTTCTTGTTTGTTGATACTATTTGTCTTTGAGACTAAGTGTTACATGGTCTAAAGAGCATTAGCTCAGTAATGAGAAGTGGGTTTTTGCTCTTCATGTTGAAAATCATGTGTGTTGTGCCATAAGAAACCGTCTAGTTCAAAACCTTGTTCATAACTCTCCATGAAGAAAGATAAACGTAGTTTCCAGGATTGTTGATTGGATCTTGATAGTTGTTCTCATGAATAAAGTAAAAGCCTGAGGTTTTGTTGTCTTTAATGGCAGCTACTGAAGCTGATGTATCAAGCACCAGTAACAGCAGGATACCACCAGAGCAATTGGAGCAAAATCGGAAGGACGGTGAATCCGATGATCCAACGTTACGCTCCCTTCTTGAATACTCCAGTGACTGCCGTTCAGAGATGGTGGTTCAGGTGAAAAAACAAACAAGTTGCAGAGTTGACTTTTGAAATCCTTTAAAAGAAACTACGATTTTAGCTTTCAACACACAACAGTCCTCGTCTTATCTGTTCCAGCTTTCAGCGTAAAGTAGATTCTTGTATGTTTATtggttataaaaatattactgtTGCTACTAGAGATTTTGACTTTCTTTTGGTTACCAATTCACGAGTAGACATGTGACCATTTCCCTTTTGCGGGTGCATAAAATTAACAATGAAGACGAACTCGAAGAAGTTGTGGTTCCTAGCACAAACAAAACCATGATGAAGATTATAGCACCAACCGAGTTATATAGATACAGACAATCTCACCCACAGAAAGACATAACATAAAGCCGATAAAACATCTTAGCAACCTAACTTAACAAGTCATGATACTAAGCCTAGCACAATAGCTAATGATCTAACCATGTCAAACTAACTCGAACGCCCTTGTCCCTTTGCTTGCTTCTGCTCTTCAATATGGTGGCGAACTCTCAAAGATTTACTTCTCATATCCTCTATCAACTTCTCTGTCTCATCCACTATCTGTTTTCTCAAGTGTACTTTCATGTATGCAAACCAGTCTCCTAGTGTCATCTTCTCTAAATCTACCTTCTCTACATTCTTTTCATTCCTGGATCCCTGCTCAGCCTTTCCATCTGATGTCTCAACTCCACCCTCCTCGCCCTTACTGTCTTTTTCCTCTTCTAAGTTATCTGTCTCTACATCCACTCTAACACTACAGTCCAGGCCCCCCTCACCTACTACTGCGCTATTCCTTGACTTAATCTCAACCTGCTCTACCATCTTAGATGTCTCAACTCCACCCCCCTCGCCCTTACTGTCTCTTTCCTCTTGGAAGTTCTCTGTCTCTAAATCTTCTCTAACACTACAGTTCAGGTCCTCTTCTCCTACCATTGTGCTCTTCCTTGAATCAATCTCCACCTGCTCTACATTCTCATTTTCTTTATCACTTGCTTCACTGCAACCTTTCCCCTCTCCAACATCATTTCTAGCTTCCATCTCTTCTACAGCGCTCTCCACTTTCTTCTTATTCGCACGGCTTTTACGAGCTTGGTTCAAGACCCTCTCCAGCTCCTGAAACGAATCTCCACCAATCTCTTTCTTAGTGCTCCTGGTAGCCCTTGAAGgtcttctcttctcctcctctaTAACATCATCCTCACACTTCACATTCCGGATCTGCCTGCTCCTTGTCCCTCTCTTCACCGCTGAGATCTCCACTCCCTTAGGAATATCCTCAATCTCCAATTTCACTGGATTCAAACCCAAATTCTCAACATCCTCAGTGTTCTTCTTACTTCCCTGAGCATTTTTCTCCACCGGAACAGCTTCTTTCGTTTCGTTCTTCCGGGGCCTACCCCTGCGCTTTGGTTTCTCCTGAaccggatccggatccggatccgcAACAGGAAGGCGCCTGTTGTTTCTCCTCGGCCTCGGGGGAAGCttatgctcctcctcctcctcctcctccacctgaACACCAGTCTCGAAGCTCACTACAATGGAAGTATACTCACCAAGCTTGATCACGTCTCCTTGGCCGAGATTGACTGGAGTATCTGGATCGAGAGTATCCGAGTTAAGTATGGTGCCGTTGGAAGATCCAAGGTCGTGGATTATCCAGTTCTCGGAGTCGGATACGATTCGGAGGTGCTTGGTGGAGATTCCGGCGTCTTTAATCGCGATTTCGTTACCGCGAACGACTCGGCCGATGCGGATAGTAGATCCGGGCTTGTACTCGAGAGATTCGCCATCTCTTGGACCTTGGACGAACGCGAGCTTCAGCAATGGCGGAGTCATCTTGTTAGTTGAGTAAGAGCGTCTCTCAGAAGATTCAGAGGGAATTTGAAAATGTCGGATTTGTCATAATCGAGTTTAAACGAGGCTGAAATGCGAAAGCATCTCTAGCCCATGGGCTTTTCCTTTTCATCATAGCCCATCgaaatcttttatttatttataattttttatagttggtaatacttttttttttttttgaaaaaatggtAATGCTTTTTTGTGTGTGTCAAATGATAGTTTATGCATATGATTTTCCATCAAATTCAAACAAGATGTAAGCTATACTCTCAGTGTTTAAGAAATGCTAGACAGTAATTGAGCGTTCAAGAAAACTAGTGACTAGGCGGATTAATCCGAAACTTAAACGATGTGATTTACACGGGTGTTAATAAATTAttgatgtattatatatatattagaaatttatataaaactttagtttttcgatttaattataaattacacAAATTTGTAGATTTGTACACATTATTATTGAATTTAATTGATTTAGACCAATTTATATcgatttaaaataatttaaatttgttttggtTAGGTTTGATTTTCTGTCTGCTTGCAGGCATTTTTAAAACTATGCTATAGCCTTATAGagatatatagaaatataaaatttatttcagGGTTCACTATGATAAATCTGTCAAGAACTTGTGGCTCATAAACATCCTAATCACTTCACAAAAGTCTAACTTATCATACTCCCATTGGTCACTATAGGTCCACCATGCATATACGCCATGGCCATAGTGCCATGTCAGCCGCACCCTCTAAATGTTCTTCACTCCTTTTTTACCGTGTTTGAAAGTTTGTCTAGTCTTTGATCATTTATGATGTAAGTAAACGTTAGCAAATTGATAACACTAAGACAACACTTAAAGCTCTCCGAGAATCTTTAAACATGATCATCCACGTCAACTCATGGGGTGTGGTCCTAAGTAGAAGAAAGCTACACAAAGGAAGAGAAGATATATACTTGGTGTAGATTTGTTCACCTTTTGCCAATGATATAAGACAAGACTTTCTCATCATTAATGCATATCCTCTCTTCAAACTTCAGCCAGCCACAAGCTAATCCGACTACTTTTAACAACCACTAAATCTATGCCACGTGTTCACCCCAAGATTCTATATACTTCCCCATCTCACCAACATATCATAGTAACAATCTCATTACACACAAACATATTGTTTAGTCTTTACTCTTTAGTATGTTGAAAGAAGAGAGCAACGAGAGTGGTGGTACACGAGCATGTGACACATGTCGTTCAGCCGCCTGCACTATCTACCGTGAAGCTGATTCTACCTACTTGTGCACCACCTGCGATGCTCGAGTTCACGCAGCCAAACGTGTCCGTGTCTGCGACTCATGCGAGTCTGCCCCGGCTGCGTTTTTCTGTAAAGCAGACGCTGCGTCTCTTTGTACAGCTTGTGATGCTGAGATCCATTCCGCAAACCCTCTAGCTAGACGTCATCAACGTGTGCCTATAACTTCAAACTCTTGCGGCTCCATGGCCACTGATGGAGATAATAATGTCATGATGGTGAGTGAAGAAAAAGAGGATGCGGATGAGGTGGCTTCCTGGTTGATGCTTAATCCAGGGAAAAACAATCAGAACAATGGGTTCTTGTTTGGTGTTGAGTATCTTGATCTTGTGGACTACAGCTCCAGCATAGACAACCAGTTCGAAGATCAGTACAGTAAATACCATAGGAGCTTTGGTGGAGGAGAAGATGGAGTTGTGCCACTTCAACTTGAAGAATCATCAACAAGTCACATGCAACAAAGCCAACACAACTTTCATTTGGGTGTTAACTATGGTTACTCTACAGAACCTCAGTACAGCTACGTTAGTGTTGTGCCAGAGTCATCAAGTGACACAACAGTCCAACACGCTAAAGAGACAATAGACCAAGTATGTGGCCCACCTACTCAGATGGTGCAGCAGCTAACTCCAGCTGACAGGGAAGCTAGAGTCCTGAGAtacagagagaagaagaagaggaggaagttTGAGAAGACAATAAGGTATGCTTCAAGAAAGGCTTATGCAGAGGTAAGACCAAGGATCAAAGGCCGTTTCGCAAAGAGGATAGATATGGAAGCTGATGCAGAACAACTCTTCTCAACATCACTAATGTCCAATACCAGTTATGGAATTGTTCCTTCTTTCTGAACTGACTAGTTTGGCTAGTTATTACCACGGTTTCTCATATATATGAATCCTTAGTTTTTGTGacttttgtaaaattattacGAGTTAATCAGATATGTTCCTATAACTGCAGTAGTTTACGCACAACTCTCTCTACAAATACAAGAATAAGTGAAATATTATCTTGTGGAACAGTGTCTAACACTGTAATTGAATTGATACCACAATAAAGAAGATATGCATCACTATGACTCAAAAGCAGATTTCAAGTTGTCACTTCACGAGAGAGGGACAACCAAGTAGTAGCAAAAGATGTTTGATGCCTATTCGAAATACAAATAAAAGAAGAATACAAGTAAACACACGAGCCTATAGGCTGCCACAGTGTTTCACACTAGGTGTGAATACATTATTGAAGGGAGAATACCAAACTGAGAGAGAGACTCATCACATCATTACATCTT comes from the Brassica rapa cultivar Chiifu-401-42 chromosome A01, CAAS_Brap_v3.01, whole genome shotgun sequence genome and includes:
- the LOC103843051 gene encoding uncharacterized protein LOC103843051; translation: MAEGGEDPQRLKKIAAAAYDYDNDSRWTDYWSNILIPPHMASHAEVVEHYKRKFYQRYMDPDLVVEPMSSTSSSQSARPSASTTNANEQQARSRSSGSVPRTAGPSATTGAANPSSVRWDQQTIQFSVNAWVFVIAVLAVLPLVPKNLSNRAYRLSFMGTACSSLYSLYALYGRPRAWNMQGMQVYFQSIVGAKDFIYFIYCLTFVTSNLCLKFALIPILCRALEQVAKFLRRNFTRSTIYRKYLEDPCVWVESNTTTLNILSSQAEIAIGFLLIISLLSWQRNFIQTFMYWQLLKLMYQAPVTAGYHQSNWSKIGRTVNPMIQRYAPFLNTPVTAVQRWWFR
- the LOC103843042 gene encoding FHA domain-containing protein At4g14490, translating into MTPPLLKLAFVQGPRDGESLEYKPGSTIRIGRVVRGNEIAIKDAGISTKHLRIVSDSENWIIHDLGSSNGTILNSDTLDPDTPVNLGQGDVIKLGEYTSIVVSFETGVQVEEEEEEEHKLPPRPRRNNRRLPVADPDPDPVQEKPKRRGRPRKNETKEAVPVEKNAQGSKKNTEDVENLGLNPVKLEIEDIPKGVEISAVKRGTRSRQIRNVKCEDDVIEEEKRRPSRATRSTKKEIGGDSFQELERVLNQARKSRANKKKVESAVEEMEARNDVGEGKGCSEASDKENENVEQVEIDSRKSTMVGEEDLNCSVREDLETENFQEERDSKGEGGGVETSKMVEQVEIKSRNSAVVGEGGLDCSVRVDVETDNLEEEKDSKGEEGGVETSDGKAEQGSRNEKNVEKVDLEKMTLGDWFAYMKVHLRKQIVDETEKLIEDMRSKSLRVRHHIEEQKQAKGQGRSS
- the LOC103249154 gene encoding zinc finger protein CONSTANS-LIKE 2 (The RefSeq protein has 9 substitutions, 2 non-frameshifting indels compared to this genomic sequence): MLKEESNESGGTRACDTCRSAACTIYREADSTYLCTTCDARVHAAKRVRVCDSCESAPAAFFCKADAAPLCTACDAEIHSANPLARRHQRVPITSNSCGSMATDGDNNVMMVSEEKEDADEVASWLMLNPGKNNQNNGFLFGVEYLDLVDYSSSIDNQFEDQYNHYQRSFGGGEDGVVPLQLEESTSHMQQSQHNFHLGVNYGFSTEPHYSYISVVPESTSSDTTVQHAKETMDQVSGPPTQMVQQLTPADREARVLRYREKKKRRKFEKTIRYASRKAYAEVRPRIKGRFAKRIDMEADAEQLFSTSLMSNTSYGIVPSF